The Rattus rattus isolate New Zealand chromosome 1, Rrattus_CSIRO_v1, whole genome shotgun sequence genome includes a region encoding these proteins:
- the LOC116888021 gene encoding interferon alpha-1-like — protein sequence MPSLCAFLVVLVMMSHWSTCCLGCDLPHTHNLRNKRAFTLLAQMRRLSPVSCLKDRKDFGFPLEKVDGQQIQKAQAISLLHELTQQILNLFTSKESSAAWDATLLDSFCNDLQQQLSGLQACQMQQVGVQESPLAQEDSLLTVREYFHRITVYLREKKHSPCAWEVVRAEVWRALSSSVHLLSRLREEK from the coding sequence ATGCCTAGTCTCTGTGCTTTCCTAGTGGTCCTGGTCATGATGAGCCACTGGTCGACCTGCTGTCTAGGATGTGACCTGCCTCATACTCATAACCTCAGGAACAAGAGAGCCTTCACACTCCTGGCACAAATGAGGAGACTCTCCCCTGTTTCCTGCCTGAAGGACAGAAAGGACTTTGGATTCCCTTTGGAGAAGGTGGATGGCCAGCAGATCCAGAAGGCTCAAGCTATCTCTCTCCTGCATGAGTTGACCCAGCAGATCCTGAACCTCTTCACGTCAAAGGAGTCATCTGCTGCTTGGGATGCAACCCTCCTAGACTCATTCTGCAATGACCTCCAGCAGCAGCTGAGTGGTCTGCAAGCCTGTCAGATGCAGCAAGTGGGGGTGCAGGAATCTCCCCTGGCCCAGGAAGACTCCCTCCTGACTGTGAGGGAATACTTCCACAGGATCACTGTGTacctgagagagaagaaacacagcccCTGTGCCTGGGAGGTGGTCAGAGCAGAAGTCTGGAGAGCCCTGTCTTCCTCAGTCCACTTGCTGTCAAGACTGAGAGAAGAGAAGTGA